A region of Plasmodium cynomolgi strain B DNA, scaffold: 0021, whole genome shotgun sequence DNA encodes the following proteins:
- a CDS encoding CYIR protein (putative;~vir-type antigen) encodes MQESDLRHLPSYEFYDGFNKKDNLCNSADHFDQISENFQNNERIREIFNMLIANIFYFRDKHIDNTPFLHNHCYALNYWLYDQWSTLHDQKKKILLLIVPLQNLVKYGNFLLKKNYWIEIMKSMILVHYCLIYHVLEEK; translated from the exons ATGCAAGAATCTGATTTAAGGCATTTACCTTCATATGAATTTTATGATggttttaataaaaaggataatttATGTAATTCAGCTGATCATTTTGATCAAATAagcgaaaattttcaaaacaaCGAAAGAATTCGTGAAATTTTCAACATGCTTatagcaaatatattttacttcaGAGATAAACATATAGACAATAcaccatttttacacaatCATTGTTATGCCTTGaattattggttatatgatcAATGGTCTACGCTTCatgatcaaaaaaaaaaaatactactATTAATTGTGCCTTTACAGAATTTAGTAAAgtatggaaattttttattgaaaaagaattattgGATA GAAATTATGAAAAGTATGATCCTAGTACATTATTGTCTAATTTATCATGTCTTGGAGGAGAAATA